In Streptomyces sp. NBC_00569, a single genomic region encodes these proteins:
- a CDS encoding pyridoxamine 5'-phosphate oxidase family protein, whose translation MTSNWATFTAAEPELAKTVEERFGQFQHHTLATLRRDGSPRTSGLEVRFLHGEFWLGMMPRSLKARDLLRDPRFAIQANPGDGIGMGGGDVRISGRALLVEDPEVIASYTDSVQVPDPDDFHLFRTELTEVTRTFIEDDTYLVVQVWKPGGPVRTARRT comes from the coding sequence ATGACGTCGAACTGGGCCACCTTCACCGCCGCCGAACCGGAACTCGCCAAGACGGTCGAGGAACGCTTCGGTCAGTTCCAGCACCACACCCTGGCGACCCTGCGCAGGGACGGTTCGCCGCGCACGAGCGGACTGGAGGTGCGGTTCCTGCACGGCGAGTTCTGGCTCGGCATGATGCCGCGCTCGCTCAAGGCCCGCGACCTGCTCCGGGACCCGCGCTTCGCCATCCAGGCCAACCCTGGCGACGGCATCGGCATGGGCGGCGGGGACGTACGGATCTCGGGCCGCGCGCTGCTCGTCGAGGACCCCGAGGTCATCGCCTCGTACACGGATTCGGTCCAGGTGCCCGACCCGGACGACTTCCACCTCTTCCGCACCGAGCTGACCGAGGTCACCCGCACCTTCATCGAGGACGACACCTACCTGGTCGTACAGGTGTGGAAGCCGGGCGGGCCGGTACGCACCGCCAGGCGTACCTGA
- the guaA gene encoding glutamine-hydrolyzing GMP synthase — protein sequence MPSASPAAAPDTVLVVDFGAQYAQLIARRVREARVYSEIVPSTMPVEEMLAKNPKAIILSGGPSSVYAEGAPRLDRAIFEAGVPVFGMCYGFQLMATTLGGTVDDNGAREYGRTPLTVSRPGSTLFEGTPAEQPVWMSHGDACSAAPEGFTVTASTDVVPVAAFENDAKKLYGVQYHPEVMHSTYGQQVLEHFLYRGAGIEPTWTTGNVIEEQVAAIREQVGTKRAICGLSGGVDSAVAAALVQKAIGSQLTCVYVDHGLMRKGETEQVEKEFVASTGANLKVVDASQRFLDALAGVSDPETKRKIIGREFIRVFEQAQAEIVAEGAADGEDVAFLVQGTLYPDVVESGGGTGTANIKSHHNVGGLPEDLEFALVEPLRQLFKDEVRMVGAELGLPDDIVQRQPFPGPGLGIRIVGEVTKDRLDLLREADAIAREELTAAGLDRDIWQCPVVLLADVRSVGVQGDGRTYGHPIVLRPVSSEDAMTADWTRMPYDVLAKISTRITNEVADVNRVVLDVTSKPPGTIEWE from the coding sequence GTGCCATCAGCGTCCCCCGCTGCCGCCCCTGACACCGTTCTGGTCGTCGACTTTGGTGCGCAGTACGCCCAGCTCATCGCCCGCCGCGTCCGCGAGGCCCGCGTCTACAGCGAGATCGTGCCGAGCACCATGCCGGTCGAGGAGATGCTCGCCAAGAACCCGAAGGCGATCATCCTCTCCGGCGGCCCCTCGTCCGTGTACGCGGAGGGCGCCCCGCGCCTGGACCGCGCCATCTTCGAGGCCGGCGTCCCCGTCTTCGGCATGTGCTACGGCTTCCAGCTGATGGCCACGACCCTCGGCGGCACCGTCGACGACAACGGCGCCCGCGAGTACGGCCGCACGCCGCTGACCGTCTCCCGCCCCGGCTCCACCCTCTTCGAGGGCACCCCGGCCGAGCAGCCCGTGTGGATGTCGCACGGCGACGCCTGCTCGGCCGCGCCCGAGGGCTTCACCGTCACCGCGTCCACGGACGTCGTGCCGGTCGCGGCCTTCGAGAACGACGCCAAGAAGCTGTACGGCGTGCAGTACCACCCCGAGGTCATGCACTCCACGTACGGCCAGCAGGTCCTCGAGCACTTCCTCTACCGGGGCGCCGGCATCGAGCCGACCTGGACCACGGGCAACGTGATCGAGGAGCAGGTCGCCGCGATCCGCGAGCAGGTCGGCACGAAGCGCGCGATCTGCGGCCTGTCCGGCGGCGTCGACTCCGCGGTGGCCGCGGCCCTCGTGCAGAAGGCCATCGGCTCCCAGCTGACCTGCGTCTACGTCGACCACGGCCTGATGCGCAAGGGCGAGACCGAGCAGGTCGAGAAGGAGTTCGTCGCCTCGACCGGCGCGAACCTGAAGGTCGTCGACGCGAGCCAGCGCTTCCTCGACGCGCTGGCCGGCGTCTCCGACCCGGAGACCAAGCGGAAGATCATCGGCCGCGAGTTCATCCGTGTCTTCGAGCAGGCGCAGGCGGAGATCGTCGCCGAGGGTGCGGCCGACGGCGAGGACGTCGCGTTCCTCGTCCAGGGCACGCTCTACCCGGACGTCGTCGAGTCCGGCGGCGGTACCGGCACGGCGAACATCAAGTCTCACCACAACGTGGGCGGCCTCCCCGAGGACCTGGAGTTCGCGCTCGTCGAGCCGCTGCGCCAGCTGTTCAAGGACGAGGTGCGCATGGTCGGCGCCGAGCTCGGCCTGCCGGACGACATCGTCCAGCGCCAGCCGTTCCCGGGCCCCGGCCTCGGTATCCGCATCGTCGGCGAGGTCACCAAGGACCGGCTCGACCTGCTGCGCGAGGCCGACGCCATCGCCCGCGAGGAGCTGACGGCGGCCGGTCTCGACCGTGACATCTGGCAGTGCCCGGTCGTCCTGCTCGCGGACGTCCGCAGCGTCGGTGTCCAGGGCGACGGCCGCACCTACGGCCACCCGATCGTCCTGCGCCCCGTCTCCTCCGAGGACGCGATGACGGCGGACTGGACGCGTATGCCGTACGACGTCCTGGCGAAGATCTCGACGCGCATCACGAACGAGGTCGCGGACGTCAACCGCGTCGTGCTCGACGTGACCAGCAAGCCGCCGGGCACCATCGAGTGGGAGTAG
- a CDS encoding chorismate mutase, with the protein MSTTAMSTTATDAAAAKDTAEKTGARTSEAADVITGARDRIDALDDRIIGLIQERMAVSAVIQEARITSGGRRVNLARELEVLGHYRDALGKPGTALAMTLLELCRGRV; encoded by the coding sequence ATGAGCACCACTGCCATGAGCACCACCGCCACGGACGCCGCCGCCGCCAAGGACACCGCCGAGAAGACCGGTGCCCGCACCTCCGAGGCGGCCGACGTGATCACCGGTGCCCGCGACCGCATCGACGCACTCGACGACCGGATCATCGGCCTGATCCAGGAACGGATGGCCGTCTCGGCCGTCATCCAGGAGGCACGGATCACCTCGGGCGGGCGCCGCGTGAACCTCGCCCGCGAGCTGGAGGTCCTCGGCCACTACAGGGACGCCCTCGGCAAGCCCGGCACCGCCCTCGCGATGACGCTCCTGGAGCTGTGCCGCGGCCGGGTCTGA
- a CDS encoding LAETG motif-containing sortase-dependent surface protein, with protein sequence MKLRRALAAAAATAAIAPIALLSAPAAFADGEAPAAPAAVSDETTPPAATTTPATDATTPSENTSSTPAENTSTTPSTGSSTTPAASESSKPSDSTSPSPSVSATPSDEPTEPTGICEEDNEGYQSKLSVSISGLPGKIAAGSGWHGFTLNVKNPTKSDLDEALFYAGVGPNDENAENPYKASQVRLQAKVDGTWVDIDDGDGYSFGFLDLSGIKAGKSVNYQLRLNVKAGAPIGEGLTIGGGFYNDDELDCLSDSSASYLIEIVKPGTDTDGTKPQEGGKVPMPSEKPNDNNTQEVTGSLAETGSSSMVPTIGLIGGVAVVAGAGAVFTVRRRKAGATA encoded by the coding sequence ATGAAGCTTCGCCGTGCCCTCGCCGCCGCGGCCGCGACGGCTGCAATAGCCCCGATCGCGCTGCTGTCGGCGCCGGCCGCGTTTGCCGACGGGGAGGCACCCGCCGCCCCCGCAGCGGTTTCCGACGAGACGACCCCTCCGGCTGCCACCACCACGCCGGCCACCGACGCCACGACACCGTCGGAGAACACCAGCTCCACCCCCGCGGAGAACACCAGCACCACTCCCTCCACGGGAAGCAGCACCACCCCCGCCGCCTCTGAGTCCAGCAAGCCGTCCGACTCCACGTCGCCGTCGCCGTCCGTGTCCGCGACGCCGTCGGACGAGCCGACCGAGCCGACCGGCATCTGCGAGGAGGACAACGAGGGCTACCAGTCCAAGCTGTCCGTCTCCATCAGCGGCCTGCCCGGCAAGATCGCGGCGGGCAGCGGCTGGCACGGCTTCACTCTCAACGTGAAGAACCCGACGAAGTCCGACCTCGACGAGGCCCTCTTCTACGCGGGTGTCGGCCCGAACGACGAGAACGCCGAGAACCCGTACAAGGCGAGCCAGGTCCGCCTCCAGGCGAAGGTCGACGGCACCTGGGTCGACATCGACGACGGTGACGGCTACTCGTTCGGCTTCCTCGACCTGTCGGGCATCAAGGCCGGCAAGTCCGTCAACTACCAGCTCCGCCTGAACGTGAAGGCCGGCGCCCCCATCGGTGAGGGCCTGACCATCGGCGGCGGCTTCTACAACGACGACGAGCTGGACTGCCTCAGCGACAGCTCCGCCAGCTACCTGATCGAGATCGTGAAGCCGGGCACGGACACCGACGGAACCAAGCCGCAGGAAGGCGGCAAGGTCCCGATGCCGTCCGAGAAGCCGAACGACAACAACACCCAGGAGGTGACCGGCAGCCTCGCCGAGACCGGTTCCTCCTCCATGGTCCCGACCATCGGCCTCATCGGCGGCGTCGCCGTCGTCGCCGGTGCCGGTGCCGTGTTCACCGTGCGCCGCCGCAAGGCCGGCGCCACCGCGTAA
- a CDS encoding GMC oxidoreductase: MSQENSARSEAGSADDAAYDYDVLVVGSGFGGSVSALRLTEKGYRVGVLEAGRRFTPGTLPKNSWDLKNYLWAPKFGMYGIQRIHLLGNVMVLAGAGVGGGSLNYANTLYVPPKPFFEDPQWKDITDWQAELKPYYDQAQRMLGVRLNPTMTPADVHLKAAAQDMGIGDTFHMAPVGVFFGDGKDADGSAKAAPGTQVDDPYFGGAGPARKACTECGECMTGCRHGAKNTLNENYLYLAEKAGAVVHPMTTAVSVTDDSQGGYAVATLPTDDRKKGAGRTFKARRVIVAAGTYGTQTLLHRMKAGGQLPYLSARLGELTRTNSEALVGAQTNNRRYKKRHGKPKVDFTQGVAITSSIHPDENTHIEPVRYGKGSNAMGGMTILQVPYAQGSSRVAGWLANVAKHPTLLARSLSNHRWSERTIIGLVMQSLDNSLTTHLKPDGVGKGLLTAEQGHGAPNPKQIKAAVDAASTIAAEINGFAGSNIGELMGTPLTAHFLGGCPIGDSPETGVIDPYHRVYGHPGISVVDGAAVTANLGVNPSLTITAQAERAMSYWPNKGEEDPRPAQGVAYVRLSAVAPKNPAVPEGAFGALKLPFLGMPAVPPKKTAK; the protein is encoded by the coding sequence GTGTCACAGGAGAACTCTGCCCGGAGTGAAGCCGGGAGCGCCGACGACGCCGCGTACGACTACGACGTCCTCGTCGTCGGCTCCGGCTTCGGCGGCTCCGTGTCCGCCCTGCGCCTGACCGAGAAGGGCTACCGCGTCGGCGTGCTCGAAGCGGGCCGCCGCTTCACGCCCGGCACGCTGCCCAAGAACTCCTGGGACCTCAAGAACTACCTGTGGGCGCCCAAGTTCGGCATGTACGGCATCCAGCGCATCCATCTTCTCGGCAACGTGATGGTCCTCGCCGGGGCGGGCGTCGGCGGCGGCTCGCTGAACTACGCCAACACCCTGTACGTGCCCCCGAAGCCCTTCTTCGAGGACCCGCAGTGGAAGGACATCACCGACTGGCAGGCCGAGCTGAAGCCGTACTACGACCAGGCGCAGCGCATGCTGGGCGTGCGGCTCAACCCGACCATGACCCCCGCCGACGTCCACCTCAAGGCGGCGGCCCAGGACATGGGCATCGGCGACACGTTCCACATGGCGCCGGTGGGTGTCTTCTTCGGCGACGGCAAGGACGCCGACGGCTCGGCGAAGGCCGCGCCCGGAACGCAGGTCGACGACCCGTACTTCGGGGGCGCGGGACCGGCCCGCAAGGCGTGCACCGAGTGCGGCGAGTGCATGACGGGCTGCCGCCACGGCGCGAAGAACACCCTCAACGAGAACTACCTGTACCTCGCCGAGAAGGCGGGCGCGGTCGTGCACCCGATGACGACGGCCGTCTCCGTCACCGACGACTCGCAGGGCGGCTACGCGGTCGCGACGCTCCCGACGGACGACAGGAAGAAGGGCGCGGGCCGCACGTTCAAGGCCCGGCGCGTCATCGTCGCGGCCGGCACGTACGGCACGCAGACCCTGCTGCACCGGATGAAGGCCGGCGGCCAACTCCCGTACCTGTCCGCCAGGTTGGGTGAGCTGACGCGTACGAACTCCGAGGCGCTCGTCGGCGCCCAGACCAACAACCGCCGCTACAAGAAGCGCCACGGCAAGCCCAAGGTCGACTTCACTCAGGGTGTCGCGATCACGTCCTCGATCCACCCGGACGAGAACACGCACATCGAGCCGGTCCGCTACGGCAAGGGCTCGAACGCGATGGGCGGCATGACGATCCTCCAGGTCCCGTACGCGCAGGGCTCGTCCCGGGTGGCCGGGTGGCTCGCCAACGTGGCCAAGCACCCGACGCTGCTGGCGCGTTCGCTCTCCAACCACCGCTGGTCCGAGCGGACCATCATCGGCCTCGTCATGCAGTCCCTCGACAACTCGCTGACGACGCATCTGAAGCCGGACGGCGTCGGCAAGGGCCTGCTCACGGCCGAGCAGGGCCATGGCGCGCCCAACCCCAAGCAGATCAAGGCCGCCGTGGACGCCGCGTCCACGATCGCCGCCGAGATCAACGGCTTCGCGGGCTCGAACATAGGCGAGCTGATGGGCACCCCGCTGACCGCGCACTTCCTGGGCGGCTGCCCGATCGGCGACTCCCCGGAGACGGGCGTCATCGACCCGTACCACCGCGTCTACGGGCATCCGGGCATCTCGGTCGTCGACGGCGCCGCGGTCACGGCGAACCTGGGCGTGAACCCGTCCCTGACCATCACGGCGCAGGCCGAGCGCGCGATGTCCTACTGGCCCAACAAGGGCGAGGAGGACCCGCGTCCGGCGCAGGGCGTGGCGTACGTGCGGCTGTCCGCGGTCGCGCCGAAGAACCCGGCGGTCCCGGAGGGCGCGTTCGGCGCGCTGAAGCTGCCGTTCCTCGGGATGCCGGCGGTTCCTCCCAAGAAGACCGCGAAGTGA
- a CDS encoding succinic semialdehyde dehydrogenase encodes MTDSQAISKDRTDKTGTNPVAPAPQGARTAADVVTPELVAQLTKGVAGSGRTANHTPFTGEKLADLPESTPEDVAKAFERARAAQTVWAKVPARQRAAVLLRFHDLVLARQAEVLDLIQLETGKARLHAHEEVQAVAVAARHYGRKAPAYLKPKRHTGAVPTLTKVTELRQPRGVVGQIAPWNYPFELSVGDALPAFVSGNAVVMKPDTETCLTALWARDLLIEAGLPAEVFQVVLGEGPVVGPELVKHADYVSFTGSTRTGREVAQGAAARLVGVSLELGGKNAMLVLEDADIDKAAAGAVRACFSSAGQLCISIERLYVHESIADAFVERFATRTRAMRLGKSLAYGADMGSLVGERQLETVTRHVDEAVAKGAKLVAGGVARPDIGPYFFEPTILDGVEAPMAVCNEETFGPVVSIYRFTDEDEVIGLANGTPYGLNSSVWTKDAKRGHAVASRLRTGTVNINEGYAPAYGSVQSPMGGMKDSGLGRRHGSEGILKYTEAQTVAHQRIMPMAPSFGMTDEKYAAFMSRSLKAMKTFRLR; translated from the coding sequence ATGACGGACTCGCAGGCCATCTCCAAGGACCGTACGGACAAGACCGGCACGAACCCGGTCGCCCCCGCCCCGCAGGGCGCGCGCACCGCGGCCGACGTGGTGACGCCCGAGCTGGTCGCCCAGCTCACCAAGGGTGTGGCCGGCTCGGGCCGCACTGCCAACCACACGCCGTTCACCGGCGAGAAGCTGGCGGACCTGCCCGAGTCCACGCCCGAGGACGTCGCGAAGGCCTTCGAGCGGGCCCGCGCCGCGCAGACGGTCTGGGCGAAGGTGCCCGCGCGGCAGCGCGCCGCCGTGCTGCTCCGCTTCCACGACCTGGTGCTCGCCCGCCAGGCCGAGGTCCTCGACCTGATCCAGCTGGAGACCGGCAAGGCGCGCCTGCACGCGCACGAAGAGGTCCAGGCCGTCGCCGTCGCGGCCCGCCACTACGGCCGCAAGGCCCCCGCCTATCTGAAGCCGAAGCGGCACACGGGCGCCGTCCCGACCCTCACCAAGGTCACCGAGCTGCGCCAGCCGCGCGGTGTCGTGGGCCAGATCGCGCCCTGGAACTACCCGTTCGAGCTGTCGGTCGGCGACGCGCTCCCCGCGTTCGTGTCCGGCAACGCCGTCGTCATGAAGCCCGACACGGAGACCTGCCTGACGGCGCTGTGGGCGCGCGACCTGCTCATCGAGGCGGGGCTGCCCGCCGAGGTCTTCCAGGTCGTTCTCGGTGAAGGCCCGGTCGTGGGGCCCGAGTTGGTCAAGCACGCCGACTACGTCTCGTTCACCGGCTCCACCCGTACGGGCCGCGAGGTCGCCCAGGGTGCCGCCGCGCGCCTCGTCGGCGTCTCGCTCGAACTCGGCGGCAAGAACGCGATGCTGGTTCTCGAGGACGCCGACATCGACAAGGCGGCGGCCGGCGCGGTCCGTGCCTGCTTCTCCTCCGCGGGCCAGCTCTGCATCTCCATCGAACGGCTGTACGTCCACGAGTCGATCGCCGACGCGTTCGTCGAGCGGTTCGCCACGCGCACCAGGGCGATGCGCCTGGGCAAGTCCCTCGCGTACGGCGCCGACATGGGATCCCTGGTCGGCGAGCGGCAGTTGGAGACGGTGACGCGGCACGTCGACGAGGCCGTCGCCAAGGGCGCGAAGCTCGTGGCCGGTGGCGTCGCGCGCCCCGACATCGGCCCGTACTTCTTCGAGCCGACCATCCTCGACGGCGTCGAGGCGCCGATGGCGGTGTGCAACGAGGAGACCTTCGGCCCGGTCGTCTCCATCTACCGCTTCACGGACGAGGACGAGGTCATCGGCCTCGCCAACGGCACGCCGTACGGCCTGAATTCCTCGGTCTGGACGAAGGACGCGAAGCGCGGCCACGCCGTCGCCTCCCGGCTGCGCACCGGCACGGTGAACATCAACGAGGGCTACGCGCCCGCGTACGGCAGTGTCCAGTCGCCGATGGGCGGCATGAAGGACTCGGGCCTCGGCCGCCGCCACGGCTCCGAGGGCATCCTCAAGTACACCGAGGCGCAGACCGTCGCGCACCAGCGGATCATGCCGATGGCGCCGTCGTTCGGGATGACCGACGAGAAGTACGCCGCGTTCATGAGCCGCAGCCTGAAGGCGATGAAGACCTTCCGTCTTCGTTAG
- a CDS encoding serine/threonine-protein kinase — protein sequence MSNNGGPAYGPNDPTSFGLQPPQQPHTPQQGNPYAQEPPAPQQPPIAYPQPQPSHQPPPTQVVPPRQSAESEPGAGRLIGGRYRLLSKLGHGGMGTVWRAKDETVDREVAVKEPRVPDHLPERERTTVFERMRREARAAARLDHPAVVNVHDVAVEDGQPWIVMEFVQGRTLGDVLQEGTLGARDAARIGLEVLGALEAAHAAGVLHRDVKPDNVMLGRHDRVVLTDFGIAQIEGETNLTDTGGFVGSPEFIAPERVLGQRPGPASDLWSLGVVLYAATEGVSPFRRNNTPATLQSVINATPAAPAAAQGPLAEAVNGLLAKDPARRPNAARVRDLLERAANPPEQPPTQVVQLAGPGGKGVSLSRKALLGVGAAVVAAAVAAYLVIANPFAGPLPDGWQDHQEKTVAATFAAPPEYVRFEADNSIIKTDHWVSYRDPSYAVSITLSLKKKSEDSVNGIASSASAQAYKDSDEINKGDNSKMADKPVPHSRTARTTYNDRESAENTITYTDDSDSDAPKPREAKVFYYKTRSGDMYQLWIDYPGKGDFTERGREVAKAAIANLDIDKV from the coding sequence ATGAGTAACAACGGGGGACCCGCGTACGGCCCGAACGATCCGACGAGCTTCGGACTCCAGCCGCCGCAGCAGCCGCACACGCCTCAGCAGGGCAACCCGTACGCCCAGGAGCCCCCGGCTCCGCAGCAGCCCCCCATCGCGTATCCCCAGCCGCAGCCCTCGCACCAGCCGCCGCCCACCCAGGTCGTGCCGCCGCGGCAGAGCGCGGAGTCCGAGCCCGGTGCGGGGCGCCTCATCGGCGGGCGCTACCGGCTCCTGAGCAAGCTCGGGCACGGCGGCATGGGCACCGTGTGGCGGGCCAAGGACGAGACGGTGGACCGTGAGGTGGCGGTCAAGGAGCCGCGCGTCCCCGACCATCTGCCGGAGCGTGAGCGGACCACCGTCTTCGAGCGGATGCGGCGCGAGGCGCGTGCGGCGGCCCGGCTCGACCATCCGGCCGTGGTCAACGTCCACGATGTCGCCGTCGAGGACGGACAGCCGTGGATCGTCATGGAGTTCGTGCAGGGGCGCACGCTGGGCGACGTGCTCCAGGAGGGCACGCTCGGCGCGCGCGACGCCGCCAGGATCGGCCTCGAAGTGCTCGGCGCCCTTGAGGCCGCGCACGCCGCGGGCGTCCTGCACCGCGACGTGAAGCCCGACAACGTGATGCTGGGCCGCCACGACCGTGTGGTCCTCACCGACTTCGGCATCGCGCAGATCGAGGGCGAGACCAATCTGACGGACACCGGCGGCTTCGTCGGTTCGCCCGAGTTCATCGCCCCGGAGCGTGTCCTCGGGCAGCGCCCGGGCCCGGCCTCCGACCTGTGGTCCCTCGGCGTCGTCCTGTACGCGGCGACGGAGGGCGTCTCGCCGTTCCGCCGCAACAACACGCCGGCGACGCTCCAGTCCGTGATCAACGCGACCCCGGCGGCGCCCGCCGCGGCCCAGGGCCCGCTCGCCGAGGCCGTCAACGGCCTGCTCGCCAAGGATCCGGCCCGGCGCCCGAACGCGGCGCGCGTGCGGGACCTTCTGGAACGCGCGGCCAACCCGCCGGAGCAGCCGCCCACCCAGGTCGTCCAGCTCGCGGGCCCCGGCGGCAAGGGCGTCAGCCTCAGTCGCAAGGCGCTGCTCGGCGTCGGGGCGGCGGTCGTCGCGGCGGCGGTGGCGGCGTACCTGGTGATCGCGAACCCGTTCGCGGGTCCGCTGCCGGACGGGTGGCAGGACCATCAGGAGAAGACGGTCGCGGCGACGTTCGCGGCGCCGCCGGAGTACGTCAGATTCGAGGCCGACAACAGCATCATCAAGACCGATCACTGGGTCTCCTACCGGGATCCGAGCTACGCGGTCTCCATCACCCTCTCGCTCAAGAAGAAGTCCGAGGACAGCGTGAACGGGATCGCGAGCTCCGCGTCCGCGCAGGCCTACAAGGACTCCGACGAGATCAACAAGGGTGACAACTCGAAGATGGCGGACAAGCCCGTTCCGCACAGCCGGACGGCCAGGACCACGTACAACGACCGTGAGTCCGCCGAGAACACCATCACCTACACGGATGACAGCGATTCCGACGCGCCCAAGCCGCGCGAGGCGAAGGTCTTCTACTACAAGACCCGGTCGGGCGACATGTACCAGCTGTGGATCGACTACCCGGGCAAGGGCGACTTCACCGAGCGCGGGCGTGAGGTGGCGAAGGCGGCGATCGCCAACCTCGACATCGACAAAGTCTGA
- a CDS encoding serine/threonine-protein kinase, whose protein sequence is MGTEWEDNVRVIAGRYRLEARIGRGGMGVVWRASDQLLGRHVAVKELVLDETLSADEARRQKDRTLREARAVAQLSHPNVIVVHDVVEHGERPYIVMELIEGGSLADRLSRTGPVDAREAARIGIALLGALRVAHAAGVLHRDLKPANVLVEAGSERVVLTDFGIAQVSGATTLTETGSFVGSPEYTAPERMAGERTGPESDLWSLGAMLCAALTGESPFRRDSLGGIMHAVVVGEIIPPAEAEPLLPVVRGLLERDPALRLGLDEADRLLRAYVATGTTPRAVAGYTPTARNTPTAPAAEPTQKRSPRVVLAAAALVAAMAGAGVSAAALLVNGGDGGGTHRPTASAPGPTGDAASPSDSAPEPRPTVTVTERQTGTRPASPAGYRTAVDPEGFSLAVPDDFSRKPDGPRIFYMSPGDTFRIGIKAAAPDPGGPGAVQRRSDAKGPANNPGYRDGSVTDTTHGGRPAALWRFTWNGFSTAEGARHTYDLCWEQGGRMYDVWVSAPVGRITEAKRYFDTAVATFVPSGG, encoded by the coding sequence ATGGGGACCGAGTGGGAGGACAACGTCCGTGTGATCGCCGGGCGTTACCGGCTCGAGGCGCGTATCGGCCGGGGCGGAATGGGCGTCGTGTGGCGCGCCTCCGACCAGCTGCTCGGGCGGCACGTCGCGGTCAAGGAACTCGTGCTCGACGAGACGCTCTCCGCCGACGAGGCCCGCCGCCAGAAGGACCGCACCCTGCGCGAGGCCCGCGCGGTCGCCCAGCTCAGCCACCCGAACGTCATCGTCGTCCATGACGTCGTGGAACACGGTGAACGTCCGTACATCGTCATGGAGTTGATCGAGGGCGGCTCGCTCGCCGACCGGCTCTCGCGGACCGGTCCCGTCGACGCGCGGGAGGCGGCCCGGATCGGGATCGCGCTGCTCGGCGCGCTGCGGGTCGCGCACGCGGCGGGGGTGCTGCACCGCGATCTGAAGCCGGCGAACGTGCTCGTCGAGGCGGGCAGCGAGCGGGTCGTGCTCACGGACTTCGGGATCGCGCAGGTCAGCGGCGCGACGACACTCACGGAGACGGGTTCCTTCGTCGGCTCGCCCGAGTACACGGCGCCCGAGCGCATGGCGGGGGAGCGGACCGGGCCCGAGTCGGACCTGTGGTCGCTCGGCGCGATGCTGTGCGCCGCACTGACGGGCGAATCACCGTTCCGGCGCGACTCGCTGGGCGGGATCATGCACGCCGTGGTGGTCGGCGAGATCATTCCGCCCGCCGAGGCCGAGCCGCTGCTGCCCGTCGTACGGGGACTGCTGGAGCGCGATCCGGCGCTCAGGCTCGGCCTGGACGAGGCCGACCGGCTCCTTCGCGCGTACGTCGCCACGGGCACGACGCCGCGGGCCGTGGCCGGCTACACGCCCACCGCCCGGAACACCCCCACGGCGCCTGCTGCGGAGCCCACGCAGAAGCGTTCGCCCCGGGTCGTTCTCGCGGCCGCCGCGCTCGTCGCCGCGATGGCCGGGGCCGGCGTCTCGGCGGCCGCGCTCCTCGTGAACGGCGGCGACGGCGGCGGCACCCACCGCCCCACGGCGTCCGCGCCGGGCCCCACGGGCGACGCGGCGTCCCCCTCGGACTCGGCCCCGGAGCCCCGCCCGACGGTCACGGTCACGGAGCGGCAGACCGGCACGCGTCCGGCGTCGCCCGCCGGTTACCGCACGGCCGTCGACCCGGAGGGGTTCTCCCTGGCCGTGCCGGACGACTTCAGCCGCAAGCCCGACGGACCCCGGATCTTCTACATGTCGCCGGGCGACACGTTCAGGATCGGCATCAAGGCGGCCGCCCCCGACCCGGGCGGGCCCGGCGCGGTGCAGCGCCGCTCCGACGCGAAGGGACCCGCCAACAACCCGGGCTATCGCGACGGTTCCGTCACCGACACCACCCACGGCGGCCGGCCCGCCGCGCTCTGGCGGTTCACGTGGAACGGCTTCAGCACGGCGGAGGGCGCGAGACACACGTACGACCTGTGCTGGGAGCAGGGCGGCCGGATGTACGACGTGTGGGTGTCGGCGCCGGTCGGGCGGATCACGGAGGCCAAGCGGTACTTCGACACGGCGGTCGCCACCTTCGTGCCCTCCGGCGGCTGA